The Fundidesulfovibrio putealis DSM 16056 genome includes a window with the following:
- a CDS encoding response regulator: MISVPKILIVDDKSENLIALESVLSRLSVEILKATTGDEALRLALRHSFALAILDVQMPGMDGFEIARLMRFDESSRNTPIIFLSAVYSDDYHQFLGYKSGAVDFITKPFNPEFLLQKVNVFLEIFKSSQALISSKLQLEEVLQAQRQMNEELQKEIAQRKVVEFQLQAAKEQAEISSSTKSEFLATMSHEIRTPLNGIMGMLQLAQMMPMDEELKDCVDNALSSSRSLLRILSDILDISKVEAGALRLVIEDFDIDEVLRPIMASFSEVASRAGIECKVLVDPAVPRRLTGDPSRLRQILFNLVGNAVKFTSSGSVVVEVYMLPYCAKPGHRNMHFSVTDTGLGIPHDKVDDIFGLFTQVEGSYSRRYGGTGLGLAIVKRLVDLMGGSITVYSELKQGTQMHVTLPLMTPFQKETYLEMPGAGNICQPPKMTGRVLVVEDENTNRLTAIRFLQRLGFEAEGAADGLQALEMLGESHFDAVLMDIQMPEMDGLEATQRIRQSIGAAFDPRIPIVALTAHAMAGDRERFLTAGMDDYLTKPLEMAALRSVLAKVLPASVPC; this comes from the coding sequence GTGATATCCGTACCCAAAATCCTCATCGTCGACGACAAGTCTGAGAACCTGATCGCCCTCGAAAGCGTGCTCAGCCGCCTGTCGGTAGAGATTCTCAAGGCCACCACAGGGGATGAGGCCCTGCGACTGGCCCTGCGCCACTCCTTTGCCCTGGCGATCCTCGACGTGCAGATGCCCGGCATGGACGGGTTTGAGATCGCACGGCTCATGCGTTTCGATGAATCGTCCAGGAATACGCCGATCATCTTCCTCTCGGCTGTCTACTCGGACGACTATCACCAGTTCCTGGGCTATAAATCGGGTGCCGTCGACTTCATAACCAAGCCGTTCAACCCGGAATTCCTCCTTCAGAAAGTCAATGTGTTTCTTGAAATATTCAAGAGCAGCCAGGCGTTGATATCCAGCAAGTTGCAGCTTGAGGAGGTTCTTCAGGCGCAGCGCCAGATGAACGAGGAACTGCAAAAGGAAATCGCCCAGCGCAAGGTCGTTGAATTCCAGCTCCAGGCCGCAAAGGAGCAGGCCGAAATATCGAGCAGCACCAAAAGCGAATTTCTGGCCACCATGAGCCACGAGATACGCACCCCGCTCAACGGCATCATGGGCATGCTCCAGCTGGCGCAGATGATGCCCATGGACGAAGAATTGAAAGACTGCGTGGACAACGCCCTGTCCTCCAGCAGGAGCCTCCTGCGCATCCTGAGCGACATCCTGGACATCTCCAAGGTGGAGGCAGGCGCGCTGCGGCTGGTGATCGAGGATTTCGACATTGACGAGGTCCTACGCCCGATTATGGCGTCCTTCAGCGAAGTCGCCAGCCGTGCGGGGATAGAGTGCAAAGTGCTGGTGGACCCGGCGGTTCCCAGACGACTTACGGGCGATCCCAGCCGTCTGCGCCAGATTCTCTTCAATCTGGTGGGCAACGCCGTCAAATTCACGTCCTCCGGGTCGGTGGTGGTCGAAGTGTACATGCTGCCCTACTGCGCCAAGCCAGGGCACCGGAACATGCACTTCTCGGTGACGGACACGGGCCTTGGCATCCCTCACGACAAGGTTGACGACATTTTCGGACTCTTCACCCAGGTAGAGGGGAGCTACAGCAGACGATACGGCGGAACCGGCCTTGGACTGGCGATCGTCAAAAGGCTCGTCGACCTCATGGGGGGGAGCATCACCGTCTACAGCGAGCTGAAACAAGGCACCCAGATGCACGTCACCCTTCCCTTGATGACACCATTCCAGAAAGAGACGTACCTGGAAATGCCTGGTGCGGGAAACATCTGCCAGCCTCCGAAAATGACCGGCAGGGTATTGGTGGTGGAAGACGAAAACACCAACCGCCTGACAGCGATCCGCTTTCTCCAGCGCCTGGGATTCGAGGCCGAAGGAGCCGCCGACGGCCTGCAAGCCCTGGAGATGCTCGGCGAGTCGCACTTCGACGCCGTCCTCATGGATATCCAGATGCCGGAGATGGATGGCCTGGAGGCAACGCAACGTATCCGGCAAAGCATCGGCGCTGCGTTCGATCCGCGCATCCCGATAGTCGCGCTCACGGCCCACGCCATGGCTGGCGACCGGGAACGTTTTCTTACCGCCGGCATGGACGACTACCTGACAAAACCCCTGGAAATGGCGGCGCTGCGTTCGGTGCTTGCCAAGGTGCTGCCCGCCAGCGTCCCCTGCTGA
- a CDS encoding CheR family methyltransferase, whose protein sequence is MEDHEIEHIEIDLFLEGVFRRYGYDFRNYARASVQRRIRRLMEMTGHKSVVAMLPPMLHDRAFLSQVVDALSINVTEMFRDPQFFLALRQTVIPYLKTYPFIKVWHAGCASGEEVYSLAILFKEEGLYDRTTFFATDFNATTLEKAKAGIYQLCSMRAFTDNYQAGGGREAFSDYFLADYDSVIIQNSLKKNITFALHNLATDGVFGEMHLILCRNVLIYFDRRLQARVFKLFDDSLIHGGVLALGSKESLQFDEVAERYDMIDAKWRLYKKLGHTAVNMLWGSPS, encoded by the coding sequence ATGGAAGACCATGAGATAGAGCACATAGAGATCGATCTCTTTCTGGAGGGCGTCTTCAGGCGATACGGGTACGATTTCCGCAACTATGCGCGGGCTTCGGTGCAACGGCGCATCAGGAGGCTCATGGAAATGACCGGGCACAAAAGCGTGGTGGCGATGCTTCCGCCCATGCTGCACGACCGCGCGTTCCTGTCCCAGGTGGTGGACGCGCTGTCCATCAACGTGACCGAGATGTTCCGTGACCCCCAGTTCTTCCTGGCCCTGCGCCAGACAGTGATCCCCTACCTGAAGACCTATCCCTTCATCAAAGTATGGCACGCCGGTTGCGCCAGCGGAGAGGAGGTCTACTCCCTGGCCATCCTCTTCAAGGAGGAAGGGCTCTACGACCGCACGACTTTTTTCGCCACCGACTTCAACGCCACCACCCTGGAAAAAGCCAAAGCCGGGATATATCAATTGTGCTCCATGCGGGCGTTCACCGACAACTACCAGGCTGGAGGCGGCAGGGAGGCATTTTCCGACTATTTCCTCGCGGACTATGACAGCGTCATCATCCAAAACTCCCTGAAAAAGAACATCACCTTCGCGCTGCACAACCTGGCCACGGACGGCGTGTTCGGAGAAATGCATCTGATCCTGTGCCGCAATGTCCTCATCTATTTCGACAGGCGCCTCCAGGCCCGCGTGTTCAAGCTCTTTGACGACAGCCTCATCCATGGCGGCGTGCTGGCGCTCGGCAGCAAGGAGAGCCTTCAGTTCGATGAAGTTGCCGAACGCTACGACATGATCGACGCCAAATGGCGGCTTTACAAGAAGCTCGGCCATACCGCAGTCAACATGCTGTGGGGGTCGCCGTCATGA
- a CDS encoding chemotaxis protein CheB: MPGRRIEAVVMGGSAGGWEAISLILSRLPEDYPLPVAVVLHVHPDQGEDFAERLGRTCKVRVRLAVEKDSILPGVVTLAPPDYHLLIEWDKSYALSADPKVCFSRPSIDVLFESAASVYGPALVGVLLTGASRDGSAGILRIKELGGITVVQAPETAEHPTMPRAAVEKASPLHVLSLEEIALFLQRLGEEARNAAGLTHLNILSEGNPQ; this comes from the coding sequence ATGCCCGGACGTAGGATCGAAGCCGTGGTCATGGGCGGTTCTGCCGGTGGTTGGGAGGCGATTTCCCTGATTCTGTCCAGGCTGCCAGAAGATTATCCGCTGCCCGTCGCAGTGGTTCTGCATGTCCACCCCGACCAGGGAGAGGACTTCGCGGAACGGCTGGGCCGGACATGCAAGGTCAGGGTCAGGCTGGCCGTCGAAAAGGACTCCATCCTTCCCGGCGTTGTCACGCTCGCGCCGCCGGACTACCATCTTCTGATCGAATGGGATAAGAGCTATGCGCTCTCTGCCGACCCAAAGGTGTGCTTTTCACGTCCCTCCATCGATGTGCTGTTTGAGAGCGCGGCATCGGTGTATGGTCCAGCGTTGGTGGGAGTCCTTCTTACGGGGGCCAGCCGCGACGGCAGCGCCGGAATCCTCAGGATCAAGGAACTCGGCGGCATAACCGTGGTCCAGGCCCCGGAAACCGCTGAACACCCCACCATGCCCCGCGCCGCTGTGGAAAAAGCGTCCCCCCTGCACGTGCTTTCGCTCGAAGAAATCGCCCTGTTCCTGCAGCGCTTGGGAGAAGAGGCCAGAAACGCAGCTGGCCTCACGCATCTGAACATTCTGTCCGAGGGGAACCCGCAGTGA